From Pongo pygmaeus isolate AG05252 chromosome 2, NHGRI_mPonPyg2-v2.0_pri, whole genome shotgun sequence, a single genomic window includes:
- the LOC129032716 gene encoding LOW QUALITY PROTEIN: serine/threonine-protein phosphatase 4 regulatory subunit 2-like (The sequence of the model RefSeq protein was modified relative to this genomic sequence to represent the inferred CDS: inserted 1 base in 1 codon) — MDDFRTSAPEPRGPPNPNVEYIPFDETKERILKIVTGFNGIPFTIQRLWELLRDPRRNYTGTDKFLRGVEKNVMVVSCVYPSSEKNNSNSINRMNGVMFPGNAPSYTERSNINGPGTPRPLNRPKVSLSAPMTTNGLPESTDSKEAHMQQNEEKNHSDSLTSESEVSLVSPLKNKHPDEDAVEAEGHEVKRLRFDKKDEVRETASQTICSEISSVMVEETEASSSSQDKDKESRCIQQXCTEEDEEEDEEEEEESFMTSREMIPERKNQEKESDDASTMNEETSEENNQMEECDVSQAEKDLLHSEGNENEGPESSGSSDCRETEELAGSNYSKTGEILSESSIENDDEAAEVTDEPMEQGYVETFRCSILHTVLVLIPYKTFMYKSRPSVLQDKQVVK; from the exons ATGGACGATTTCAGAACTTCAGCTCCTGAGCCAAGAGGTCCTCCCAACCCTAATGTGGAATATATTCCCTTTgatgaaacaaaggaaagaatactGAAAATTGTCACTGGATTTAACGGTATCCCTTTTACTATTCAGCGACTATGGGAATTGTTAAGAGATCCAAGGAGAAACTATACAGGAACAGACAAATTTCTCAGAGGAGTAGAAAAGAACGTGATGGTTGTTAGCTGTGTTTATCcttcttcagagaaaaacaattCCAATAGTATAAATCGAATGAATGGTGTTATGTTTCCTGGAAATGCACCAAGCTATACTGAGAGGTCTAATATAAATGGGCCTGGGACACCCAGGCCACTTAATCGACCAAAGGTTTCTTTGTCAGCCCCCATGACAACAAATGGGTTGCCTGAGAGCACAGACAGCAAAGAGGCACATATGCagcaaaatgaagagaaaaatcacagtGACTCTTTGACATCTGAATCAGAAGTCTCCTTAGTGAGccctttgaaaaataaacatccaGATGAAGATGCTGTGGAAGCTGAGGGGCATGAGGTAAAAAGACTCAGGTTTGACAAAAAAGACGAAGTCAGAGAAACAGCCAGTCAAACGATTTGCAGCGAAATTTCTTCAGTTATGGTAGAAGAAACAGAAGCATCATCTTCATCTCAGGATAAAGATAAAGAAAGCCGTTGTATCCAGC CGTGTACAGAAGAGGATGAAGAAGAGGacgaagaggaagaagaag agTCTTTTATGACATCAAGAGAAATGAtcccagaaagaaaaaatcaagaaaaagaatcTGATGATGCCTCAACTATGAATGAAGAGACTTCTGAGGAAAATAATCAGATGGAGGAATGTGATGTGTCTCAAGCTGAGAAAGATTTACTACATTCTGAAGGTAATGAAAACGAAGGCCCTGAAAGTAGTGGTTCTTCTGACTGCCGTGAAACAGAAGAATTAGCAGGATCCAATTACAGTAAAACTGGAGAGATTCTTTCAGAATCATCCATAGAAAATGATGATGAAGCCGCAGAAGTCACCGATGAACCAATGGAACAAGGTTATGTAGAAACATTTAGATGCAGTATTTTACATACAGTTCTGGTTTTAATACCGTATAAAACTTTTATGTACAAAAGTAGACCTTCCGTTTTACAAGACAAGCAGGTTGTAAAATAA